ACCTTTCCACTTCTTGGGAGCAGGACCAAAACCTTCATCACTAAAACTCTCTGATTGAGGCCAGATTCCAGTGTCTATTACACCTACTATAAGATCACTCTCAACAGTTCGTCTTTGAGTAATAGATTCGTTGAAACCCATAAAATCCCAAGATCTTGTTGTATGAAGCTGGAGGGTTCTACTTGGAAATACTGAGACCACTCCTTTCATGCCTGCATATCACAGTTGCAATATAAACGCTTCcaatttaaaaacaatcaCAATATGTGCATAATGAATCACAGAACTTACCAGCCAACTTTTGAATCTCATGATCAGTGAGCTTGGCAGCAAATCCATTGAAACTCCTCTTATAACTTCTAACCAATATATTTTCGGCAGAGCTGCACGTACATCACAGGAAGTGAGAGTGTttgaaataagaattaaacaaatatttgaattaatcCGCAGGATTTAATACTACCTGCCCTCAACAACTTcttccaaaatgctttgatgGTGTGATGATGGTAAATACTCCCCCTCAGGAAGTGACCCCATGTAGACAATATAGACCTTCACCAATAAAAAATAGCAATTCATATAAAAGGAAGAAAGTGATCGTCATATAGATTCCTTAATCATCCAAAAATGGGGAGCAACTAATTGATGAAGAACCAATGCAATACTTGCCTCTCTATCCTCATTATTGGCACCCCACAATAGGCTTGTGTTGAGGTAAAGAATGAAGGACAAGCactgaaagaaaatgaaccGATTCTTAGCCATGGTTCTCTGCTTCAAAAGGAAAAGCAGCttatttctctttaaattGTGATACATGTCAACTCCTGTTTAATATGCTGCCATAtttgttttcctttataaAGATTACATCTTCTCTGTTACAGCTAAtcaattattgtaatcaataaattatttttcccaaCTGGGCTGAGTTTTCCTAATAGAGATTATCTTACAATGCTGTTGAGTTATGCTATGCATCCGGTGGCgattttttacccttttttttctatataaatTGTAAGTCATGCtctttccatttattttatccAAATCCAAATGCATTAACATTTGAGAGTGTTGCGACCATATCCATACCATAGGCATATTCAGCTTCTGCATTCTTTGAAGCATACGTGGGGCACAAGAAAGTCTTATTAGTTGACAAAATAGCAGAGAGTGCTTACGCAACGACACAATAGCACGTGATCATTAGAAACTCCTAGTGAAGCGACATCGTTTTATTTTTCTCGTTTGAGTCTAAAACCCCCGATAATTCTCAGATTCGTCTGCAGAATTTGCGGAACGCCAATGGCAACTCGCTTATTTTCAAGATCAAAAATCCCCATTTTGGCTTCAATCGTCCTTCAAAACCTCACTAAAAATCCCTCTAAAAACTTTTCATTTCTTGCATTTAAACCCAAAAGCCCAATTGTAGACTTCGTTGCGCATGAACCCATATTGGGGCTTAGGCAATACCATGACGGGAGGCCAAGAGGCTCACTCTGGAGAGGGAAGAAGCTGATTGGAAAAGAGGCGCTTTTTGTGATACTGGGTTTGAAGAGATTTAAGGATGACGAAGAGAAGCTTCAAAAGTTCATCAAGACACACGTTTTAAGGCTCCTTAAAATGGACATTGTTGCTGTTCTCATTGAACTTGAGCGCCAGGAAGAGACCATTTTAGCTGTTAAGGTATTAGTTGTCTTGCTTTTATTTGCTAAATTGGGTCTTTTGAGGTTTTTaatgtgtgcgtgtgtgtgttcGTAGTTTATATGTTTGTCAACTGTTTGATAAAATGCTCCAAAGGGATTTTGCATAGTCATTTATCTTATGATAATCTGCATGGCCTTACCagcaacttattttattttcagatatttgatatcataagAAAACAAGACTGGTATCAGCCTGATGCGTATATTTACAAGGATCTGATTATTGCATTAGCAAGAACTGGAAAAATGAATGAAGCAATGCAGGTGTGGGAAAGCATGAGAAAGGAGGATTTGTTTCCTGATTCACAAACTTACACTGAAGTCATCAGGGGATTCTTGAAGGACGGTTCACCTGCTGATGCAATGAACATTTATGAGGACATGATAAAGTCTCCAGACCCGCCAGAAGAGTTGCCTTTCAGAATTTTGTTAAAGGGGCTTCTACCGCACCCGCTTTTGAGGAGCAAAGTCAAGAAAGATTTTGAGGAGCTCTTTCCTGAAAAACATGCTTATGATCCTCCTGAAGAGATTTTTGGCAAATTATGAGGTTTGCATTTGTACTTCTCTTCAACTGAAATCAATTTTGCAACTGAAGTTGGgggtaataaaaataatgtttaaagAGTTTTAACTAACCCACCAAAAAAATTGGCCAACTAAAATTTTGgcatatatataatgattctTCTAAGAATTAAGTGAGTCAATTCAAGTTACCCCTATGATAGGATGATCAATGTGAGATAGTTGTTGAAAGCTGGAGGCATGTAATGGGATTGGTTATGCAACTATCAATCTCAATCTGGCTCACTTATTGGGTGCTTGGTTGTCAGCCAAAACTCATCTCTATGCAATAGACATTACTTCTAACTTAAGGGTGATTGGATGCCAGGTCTGCTGTTGTGATTCCCGTCTATCAGCAATATGCCTAGTTAATGCAAGCAAACTAATGAGGAAGGAAGTAATGTGAATTCTGCATCCACAATAAGGAGGTAGGCTTGAGCTTGTTCAGATTGGTTATGATGCAAAATTGATCTGATTTTGATCAATTCACATGGTTTAAGGTTTTATAACCTAACAGATGATATGATCCTTCCCAACCACTTAGAGGACATTGAAATCAGCAGGCTGAGAAGAAATCATTTTACAAAGGGAAAATAAGAAATGGGCCGTTCCATGCAAGTAGATGTGATATTGTCATAATTTAGGTGCCAGTTTATTTGTCCAGTTACCGAGTTTTGCTACCTAAGCTGTGATATGTTGTGAAAGATGCTTTTATTAATAAGCAAGAGTTGCTGCACATTTTCTTCCCTTGTCGTCCATTATTAAAGTCTTCTCAGGATGCTATGTCATATGAGCTTCTTGTTTTTGTGGAGTGTTATTAGTCTTTAATGCGCATTATCCCACCTgctttttgaagtttgacagACTGATGATAatgctttctttttaatgatttcATGACAGTATCAATCTCCAAGATTACCAGAGCCTTTGTTGTGAAAGGCATATTCATTGGGCTGCCTCACCTGAACGGCAACTTAGTTTGAGAAATTTGTGTTCATGAGAGTATCTTATTTTCAGTTGTTAAACTGGACTGTTAATATTTTAGGCTGCTCGAACTGGGATGAGAAAATGGATTTTCCGGCACTATGTCGATGTGATTTCAGCTGGGTATAACCTTCagctttaaaagaaaacttaattgtCAGATCCCTTCGTCAAGTGGGCATGTCGGACTGGCATAGGTATCAGGATCACGGATCAGGATCTCTTTTGATGTGATTTTTATCTGATCAAATTCTGATAATATGATtgtggttaataaattaagaagaaaaaattattaaatcttaATCATTCACTAACGGTAAAATACAGGTGACacaagatttataaaagatcAAGAGTGCTCAGATCAGGAGAGGATCTTAATTTCAATGTTGCCGCCCACGTTTTATTCTTTTCCAATTTAACATTTGTTATCTTTACCTTCgtgtttttaaaagaaattataaatttaaaagaaggAAATTTGCGATTCCTGTACTATTTTGGgatgttaatttattatcgAAGAGCTACCTTCATCAACACACtgcattttgtttattatacttaaaaaaaaaaaagacaatgcAATGAGATTCAGGATAGAAGACAACATATATATGCATTAAATGCCAATCATAACTCATGCAGGGAACCTTGCTTTTTCACCGCACAATCAAGTGAAATAAATCCGACCACAACTTGAGCCAGTTGTAGAATTCACCAATCAGGAAACAGCCGTCAGCTAGTGAGTTGGCCCATCAAGCTTTAGGTTAATGATTTGCTTTGGCTGGCTCTTATTGTATGCAAATCTCCTAGTTGTGCTGTAGACCCCACTACATGCATGCGTGTACACTTGACATCTAACATTTGTTAGGTTATGAAAGTTGCCTTTGCAGTGAAAAAGTCTAAATCAGATGTGTATCGTATTCGTATCAACATCACGTCCATCTGATAAAATCACACAAACACATGCACGGGATATTACATTGACTACTTTTCTTCAAAGATTAGGTAGCAATAGAACGGCTATGAATGGTGTCTTAGTATTATAGT
This window of the Citrus sinensis cultivar Valencia sweet orange chromosome 8, DVS_A1.0, whole genome shotgun sequence genome carries:
- the LOC102616143 gene encoding protein THYLAKOID ASSEMBLY 8-like, chloroplastic, which gives rise to MATRLFSRSKIPILASIVLQNLTKNPSKNFSFLAFKPKSPIVDFVAHEPILGLRQYHDGRPRGSLWRGKKLIGKEALFVILGLKRFKDDEEKLQKFIKTHVLRLLKMDIVAVLIELERQEETILAVKIFDIIRKQDWYQPDAYIYKDLIIALARTGKMNEAMQVWESMRKEDLFPDSQTYTEVIRGFLKDGSPADAMNIYEDMIKSPDPPEELPFRILLKGLLPHPLLRSKVKKDFEELFPEKHAYDPPEEIFGKL